The stretch of DNA GAACATTATTGAATCCATCTTACAACAAATGTCCGGGGTGAGTCAAGCCCAAAAAAAGTTTATAATGACTTTACTTTCCACAATCGTGCTGGTTTATGGCAAAGTGAACTTCACCAATCTGGGCCGCTATAGTCCTGCCACTGAAAAAACTTATCGGCGGCATTTTTTAAAAAAGTTTGCCTGGGAGCAATTCTCTAAATATTTTATTAAAAAAGCCTTGAATCCTGAACGCACAATTATTGCCGTTATTGATTGTTCTTTTTTGAGAAAAAGTGGTAAACATACTGAGGGAAAAGGTTATTTTTATAATGGTATTGCGGGAAAAGCTGAACAAGGATTAGAAATTTCTGTGATTTCTGTTGTCGAAATTGAAACTCATATTTCCTATAGTTTAAGCGTGCAACAAACTCTTTCGCGTCCGACCACAGAACCACCGAAAAACTCCCTAATTTTTACTCGGAAAAGAAACTTAAAAAAACGGAGTAAAAAACAGGTATCTGAAACCTTAACACCTGATATAACAAGAGTTGACGACTATGCAAAGCATTTAAAAAATACTCGTTCTTTGTTGCCAGAATCTGTACGTTATTTGGTGGCTGATGGCTATTATTACCGCGCTAAATTTTGGGATGCTGTTCGGGAGTCAGATCTCAATTTGATTAGTAGATTAAGGGTTGATGCCAACCTGAATTACCTCTATACCGGAGCAAGGAATAAATTCGGCGCTCCTCGTAAATATGATGGTAAAGTTGACTGCAATAATTTGAAAAATCTAACTTTCGTCAAAGAAATTAAGCCAGGAGTTAAGCTTTATTCATTATTAGTATGGAGTTGTTGCTTAAAATGCAAAATCCGTTTGGCTTGTATATCTGAGCTTCAAGCTAACGGTAAAACCAAAAATGTTTTATTGTTTAGTACCGATATCAATCTCAAGGCTGAGCAAATACTTGAGTATTATCAAGCTCGTTTTCAAATTGAATTCATTTTTCGGGATGCCAAACAATTTACTGGTTTGTCCGATTGTCAATCTGTGAATAGCCAACGGCTTGATTTTCATTTTAATGCCAGCCTAGCGGCCTTAAATTTAGCCAAATATGAAGCCTCTAATCGCCACTTGTCTGCCCATCCATTCGTGTTTTCAATGGCCTCCTATAAACGCCTGGAATTCAATCGGCATCTACTTTATACATTTATTAGCAAGTTAGATTTAGACAAGGACTTGATTTTAAATCATCCTAACCTCCCCTCAGTCTTGTCTTATGGTACTCTGGCTGCTTAAAAACTGTCCGGACTATTGATTGCGATCGCTTGATGAAAGTCAGTCGATTCAGCACCCCTTCCCCAAACAGGCGATAACGTGATTCCGAACGCTCGACAGTAGGTGCTAACAGACCAATCTCTTCATAATAGCGAATAGTTTTTACAGATATGCCGCTAATGGCCGCGACTTCGCCAATTTTGTGTAATTTTTCCGCAACAGATGTACCCATAATTTTAGTTGGTAATAAGGGGACTTAAACAAATTTTAAACCCAATTTTTCCACTGTTACAGTTTCATCATCGCTATGGCTTTTTTGAGAGGGGAAATCTCTTCAGCAAGATAGAAACTGAATTGATTTAATTGGTGCTAGGATTCCATCATCTTTTCCCTCATCCATCCTACCATATTGGCGATTAAATTTGGCTGCGAAGGTGAAAAGGTGGGTAAGGAAATTTCGGCTGCGTCGCACACTGCACAAATGAAGCCATCAAATTTACTTAAAGCCTTGAGGAAGGTATTGCTAAATGCTGTCGCGTTTTCGGTTCCTGTTTGAGGGAAAGTTTGCCAGTAGAGGGTCATTTGGTTAGGGTGGTGGAAGAATTATGCCATGCTTCATAGAAGGTGAGGTAAGGTAAGTTTTGGGCACAAAGCCAGACGACTTTGTAGTTTTCGCGGATACGAGAATCTGGGCAATCTTTTAAGCCTTGAATTACTAAAGGTAAAAAAATAGTTTGATTTGAGACTTGTTGACCTAATAATATTGATTCTAAGCAATCACGAGCTACCTCTTGAATTTTATTGTCTTGGTTTGTACGTAAAACTAAGTTTAAATGAGATAATATTTTAATAATTTGCAAGTCTAAATCTTTTTCTGTTATATCGCCTAAGCCAAGGATGTTAAGATCGTTTGGAAGCAGATCTATTACCCCATCTTTAAGTTGATTAATCACTGCCTCGGTTCTTTTTTGAATGTCAGTAGCATACGGGTATTGTGGGTGGTCAGTTGGGGCTATCTTTAAAAAAGCCTTAGCGATTAACCAGTTAGTAAGAAAAGAAGAACATAGCCTATCAATTTTTTCTATATGTTGAGCCATATTTTCTACGATAAAATTTATGCCATCAAAATTAATATCTAAACTCTCAAAAACAAGTTGACTAAGATAATCAATGGCAGTTCCAGTAGGATCTATATTCATCAAATCCATGATTTTTTGAATGGCTTTTAATCTGAGATTTCCTGTGGTAATTTTACCCAGACTACAAGAAGCTATTTCTACACAACAGTTATTTTCAGAGACATCATCTATTATGCAATCCAATGCCTGAATTGCATCACAATTACCAGTGCCGATTACTCCTAAAGTTTTGATCGCTTCATGTCGGATATGCCGATACTTACTTCTATCTAGTAATGGCAATATAAATTTCACCGCTTTATGGTAGTCTGCTTCCGTTAGTGCTTCCCTAGCTCCCTCTATAATACTAGAATGAAATTGATACAAGCCTAATTTTTCATAGAGATAACCAAAACTCCATTCTATAATCTGCTGTACAATCTCATCAGCAAAGCTACTGTTCCTAAATTCAGTAATTGCAGCAGCAGCTAGAAAATAAGCTCGATACCAATAAAATTTACCCTCAAATCCATCATCAAACTCTAACAACGCCTTAATAAACCCTTCCTTCTGCTCAAATAAAACATCATTCCGCCCCACCCACAACAACATCACCTCTTTCCACCGCCGCTCAAAAATCCGATAACTCCCCAACTTCGGATTATCCGGTACATGATGCAAGAAAAAGTGCCAATCCTCAATAGCCTTCGCCGCAAAATACTCCTGAAACGTGGGATGAAAAAAGGCATAAACCGCTTCATCCGTTTTCGCATCTCTATCAACCAAATTCAGCCACCCTAACTCCTCAGCTAACTTAAACTGAGACTCCCCCATAAGCTGAATTGCCCAACTTTCCCTTAACCGAAACCGGCTCTCACTTTCAATTCCTGCCTTTGCCAATTCTCCCAGCACTTGATTTAACTGCTGTCGCTGTGCCCTTGTTGTCGAGTGTTTCTCTTGTTTCCACTCATAAAAGTAGCGAATAAACCGCTCGTAGAGCATCGCCTGAGTTTCCGGCAACTCTTCATCAGGACTTAAATAAAACGTCTGGCACAACAACGCTAATCGCAGGGGATTTCTAACTAATTTATAAATGTTAGTGCGGTTGGATTCTTTTAATTTATTCAGTAATTTTTTTCCTTTGCTCAAACAGTTATCAGATGGGTATTTCTTGTGCGCTTCTGTAAACCAATCCCTAATAAACTTATCAACTTTCTCAGGCTTAAACTCCAACGTGCGATAGGTTTTAAATCCAGGTAGCGGATTATTAACACTAGCATCCCAAACATTCAGGCGACAAGTCAAAACCACCCGCGCCTCAGCCACCCATCCGACAAGTTCATCCCGAATTTTTGCTAACGCCTCAGCGGGAGAAGCAGCCGCCATTTCATCCACTGCATCTAACAGCAACCAGACTTTACCTGACCGAAATTGTTGCTCAAGGGAGGCGGCTAAATTCTCCTGTGTGGCTTCGATTTTGCCAGCTTGTTTCAGCCAAATTTTCAACAGATACCCGGCTAAAGTTTCACCTTGCAAACCACCCAAGGGAATGCAAATCGGCAACCCCAAATTATGCTTGTCAATCCAACTCGCAATCTTATCGAGCAGCGTAGTTTTACCCGCACCCGGTTCACCAATAATGGCAAGGCGTTGGTCATTTCCCCCTTGAATCACCTCTGTGAGAAACTGCTGATTCTCATATTCTTTAACAATAACTTGCGGATTAAGTTGATATACATCATCTTTTGGCACAGATTCATCGCGTCGCTGCTGTTGCTTGCGCTCCAATAACCCTAGTGGCACATAGACATTTAATTCACATCCTAATTCCGTTGCTTGGCGGCGGAGTCGCTGTTTTTTTTGCTGTTCGGTGAGGATGTCGCGGCAGATTTGCGACCAGTTAATTTCAAGTTTATCGGGGTCTGGTGGGTTACACTCCTTCGGATCGACGATTTCGTTGATGTTTAAATTTAAGGCGTTGCAGATGACTTGAGCATAAGCCCGATCAATCTTTTCACCCTGAAAAAATCGCCCTATTGTCTTGGCATTTATCCCAGTATTCTCAGCAATCTTCTCATAAGTCAACCTGCCCCGATCATCACCTGGATCATTTTGAGCTTGTTTAAGTTTAATGATGCCTTCTGTAGTTGGCTTGATGCTGCGAGATTTGCGCGGTTGATTCATAGCTGCTTGAGCAGGAGGTACAGAGAGGGTACTACTATGCCCTGACTTATATCCCTAGCTTACCTAACTCTAGCTTTAATTGTGAAGGACAGAACAGAAACTTAATTATCTTTCCAATCTGGGCTGGTGACAACCCTATACCAAAAACTAGAGTTGTCTCAAAGCTAATTCATACAAAGGTTTTGAGCCATGAACGACTCTCAAAGAAATCAAGCACGTTTACTCAGCGAAGCTATGTCAAACTTCGACACGGCTTTAGAACAAGAACCGCAAAGAATAATTGAATATCAACTGCAAACGAGCCAACCCCATACAGAAAACCTGCCGGTCTTTCCTGGCTTGCCCCTATCAGCTTCGATAATGTGGTTTCTGCTAGTTTTAGTGCATTTTATCGTTCTGTTGAGAAGCACTAAAAAATAGATTGCTAGAGAGATAGGAATGAAAATCAAATAATTACTGCATATAATAATATGTAGTTGCGCTTTAGTGAAGATAGCGCAACTACATACATGAGAGTCAATTATTTAATTTTCTTCATTCCCTAAGAAATGATCCCGCCATTTCTAGGCGTGAGAAGCAGTAGCAGTTTGAGCTTTTGGTTGCTGACCATCCGCTGAGAGGGATTCTCCTTCTATAAAAGAACGTAGCATCCAGGCCATTTGTTCGTGCTGTTCCATCAAACCAGTCAAGAAATCAGCAGTTCCTTGATCCTTAAATTCTTCTGAGCAACTATCAATATGCTTGCGAAGATTGCGGATAACTAACTCGTGATCGTCCACTAAACGCGCCACCATTTCTG from Kamptonema formosum PCC 6407 encodes:
- a CDS encoding transposase gives rise to the protein MNIIESILQQMSGVSQAQKKFIMTLLSTIVLVYGKVNFTNLGRYSPATEKTYRRHFLKKFAWEQFSKYFIKKALNPERTIIAVIDCSFLRKSGKHTEGKGYFYNGIAGKAEQGLEISVISVVEIETHISYSLSVQQTLSRPTTEPPKNSLIFTRKRNLKKRSKKQVSETLTPDITRVDDYAKHLKNTRSLLPESVRYLVADGYYYRAKFWDAVRESDLNLISRLRVDANLNYLYTGARNKFGAPRKYDGKVDCNNLKNLTFVKEIKPGVKLYSLLVWSCCLKCKIRLACISELQANGKTKNVLLFSTDINLKAEQILEYYQARFQIEFIFRDAKQFTGLSDCQSVNSQRLDFHFNASLAALNLAKYEASNRHLSAHPFVFSMASYKRLEFNRHLLYTFISKLDLDKDLILNHPNLPSVLSYGTLAA
- a CDS encoding MerR family DNA-binding transcriptional regulator; this encodes MGTSVAEKLHKIGEVAAISGISVKTIRYYEEIGLLAPTVERSESRYRLFGEGVLNRLTFIKRSQSIVRTVFKQPEYHKTRLRGG
- a CDS encoding NACHT C-terminal alpha/beta 1 domain-containing protein; this encodes MTLYWQTFPQTGTENATAFSNTFLKALSKFDGFICAVCDAAEISLPTFSPSQPNLIANMVGWMREKMMES
- a CDS encoding NACHT domain-containing protein translates to MNQPRKSRSIKPTTEGIIKLKQAQNDPGDDRGRLTYEKIAENTGINAKTIGRFFQGEKIDRAYAQVICNALNLNINEIVDPKECNPPDPDKLEINWSQICRDILTEQQKKQRLRRQATELGCELNVYVPLGLLERKQQQRRDESVPKDDVYQLNPQVIVKEYENQQFLTEVIQGGNDQRLAIIGEPGAGKTTLLDKIASWIDKHNLGLPICIPLGGLQGETLAGYLLKIWLKQAGKIEATQENLAASLEQQFRSGKVWLLLDAVDEMAAASPAEALAKIRDELVGWVAEARVVLTCRLNVWDASVNNPLPGFKTYRTLEFKPEKVDKFIRDWFTEAHKKYPSDNCLSKGKKLLNKLKESNRTNIYKLVRNPLRLALLCQTFYLSPDEELPETQAMLYERFIRYFYEWKQEKHSTTRAQRQQLNQVLGELAKAGIESESRFRLRESWAIQLMGESQFKLAEELGWLNLVDRDAKTDEAVYAFFHPTFQEYFAAKAIEDWHFFLHHVPDNPKLGSYRIFERRWKEVMLLWVGRNDVLFEQKEGFIKALLEFDDGFEGKFYWYRAYFLAAAAITEFRNSSFADEIVQQIIEWSFGYLYEKLGLYQFHSSIIEGAREALTEADYHKAVKFILPLLDRSKYRHIRHEAIKTLGVIGTGNCDAIQALDCIIDDVSENNCCVEIASCSLGKITTGNLRLKAIQKIMDLMNIDPTGTAIDYLSQLVFESLDINFDGINFIVENMAQHIEKIDRLCSSFLTNWLIAKAFLKIAPTDHPQYPYATDIQKRTEAVINQLKDGVIDLLPNDLNILGLGDITEKDLDLQIIKILSHLNLVLRTNQDNKIQEVARDCLESILLGQQVSNQTIFLPLVIQGLKDCPDSRIRENYKVVWLCAQNLPYLTFYEAWHNSSTTLTK